The sequence below is a genomic window from Dermacentor andersoni chromosome 6, qqDerAnde1_hic_scaffold, whole genome shotgun sequence.
TAACAAAATATTGGCACCGTGAGTTCACGCACGAGTTGCGCGCGAACTACGACGAAAACAAAGGGCAGCTGCGACCATTTCCTTGTCTTTTCATCAATCAGTCGGCAGGACAATTTTCCCGAAAAACTCTCAGGCCCTCATCGTAGCGCTGATCTATACACTTGCCATATTTGGTGAGCGTATTTGTATTTCTAAATTACTGAATATTGGTTGATGGCGAAGTTTTCTATCGCAAATTAAGGCAAGATTGGCGCAGTTAAGTACAACATCATGTATCTCTCCAATAAATGTACGGTGCAGGATTGCTCGAATTATTCGCAACCTGAAGCGTACTATATTGATGAAATAACTGCAATTACATTATTgcattacaattacaattacagTTGCATTACATGCAATTACACGCTGCGGCTGCCGCAGTAAAAAGTGTGCATCTACGGATATAAGCCAAGTGTCAAATACGGGGACGACAGTCCTCGACACCGATACTTTCTTTCCGAAAACCAGTTCCTTAGTTCCAAAATGACAAGCTGTTCGTGTGAAACATGTAATAATACTGCTCCTTGACAGGAATAATAAATTTTCTTCTATATAGGGTGGTTTATTAGACCATCCGAaatttttaaatatcatataTGATTGTAATCCTTCAACTGCATTACTCGAAGAGAGGGACGTTACTTTTACAGAATTCAAAACGCGTAATCAACTATATAACAGAATTTCACTAATAATAATTTTAGCAAAtactttacggcacacattgGAATTTATAAATTGTAACAGGTGAGGTTCCGAAAAATCTCGACTTGGAACCAATTCTGAGGATGGCATTTGAGATACACGCCGTCACGtctgcggtaaaaatgcactgaagTTTCACTCAGTTTTTTAGAAAAATATTTTATCCATCGAAGTGCAGAAGCACCAAGGTATTTCGAAGAAACAATTGGTAAATAAATATTTCGAACCTGCTGCCATGCTGTAAGTTCATTCCTAGTCTATATGCCCCGCGAACACATCCAATACAAATatgaaattgcaatatgtgccgtaagttTATAATAGCTTAAACTTTATTAGCCTAATTGTTGCAAATTAGCTGTTTACGCGTTATGATGCGTCCTACAAGTAATGCCAGCCTCTTAGAGTAATCCAGTTCAAGCATTAGAAATGTGCTATCTATATTGTTTTTTTCTATATTCTTAGATTGAAATGGAACGCTTGGTATAGTGTCACAAAGAACATCATGGCAGACACTGCCAGCGACGTCTATGTATATAACTCACATCTGTCCTTGGCTTGCAACTTTAATGCAGATGTGAAGACTAAAATAACCGATATGCGTACTCACAGTAGATAATACAGGGGTTCCTGGACAGGTTACTTTGAAGTAGCTTTATGAAACATTTTTAAAATATTATGTTGCAAACATGCATGATTTCAAGGGTGAGGTCTTGAATTCGGCCCCCACAGGCAGACAGTTGCAATTTCTTCTacacttattttctttctttattacttcaGCGTTTCAGCTAAACACCATTAATCTTCTTTATGTCTTCTTTGGCTTCAATGTCTGTTCGCTTCCCCAGGTTGTTGCTAAAGAAAGCGAGCAGTTTGTTCCACCTGACTCTTTTCTCCTGTTGTATGTACGTACATTTTAAATCGAAATGTCATGGAGCACAGAGTTAGAAAAAGAATTATAAGGCTTTTTGCACCGGTCAACAGTAAATACAAACTGGCGACATGCATTTACCTTCGGAGTACAGCTGGAATGATGAGTGGCTTGCGTCGATGGCTACGGAAACTGGGCCAACGGTGGCGACCGCCTTCTTCAGGTCGTCTTCAGATCCCTGCTCGATGTCCACGAAGCCGGTGTCGGTTGCACCAACGTTTTGTTTCTTGAAACGGCACTGGCCATCCTGAAATATAAGACGTTTGCACTGTCAAAAAGAAATGAATACACTGCGagagcccctccccccctctcccacTCAATATCTCCTTAATAGGTGAGCTTTCTTCGGCTTGTctacagccattttttttttcgcccctcgGATATTTACAAGTGTAGCAAGTTGGGCGGGTTGGTGAAGCTGCATAGCGATTGTAAAACATCGCTGAGAAAGACGTTCACGATGAAAGCGCATGCCACGTCTTTCTCTTGCTTGTCATAGTCttctttagcgctgttttacaGCCACCATACCTCGGATATTCTTGAAGGGCAGATTTTAGAGTATCTAATTGCAGCGTGTTCAACAGCAAAGTATATTAACTGAGATTATCCTCCTAAAGGATTTTAATGCATATTTCATTTTGAAGGATCATGCAGGCGTCATATAGCAATCGCTAAATACGTTGAGGACCTATGCTGCTGCTAGAAGTCGATAGCCGGCTCCGTGGCTTCCTAGTGACGTGCTTGTGGAATGTGTATAGCTCTCACTTACCTCAGCCTCATAAGGATAGCTTTTTTCGGTATCAATACCGCCGTTCGCCTTGATGTACTGGAAAGCGTTGTCCATGAGCCCGCCCTCGCAGCCGTGGTTGCCGAAGGTTTCGGAGCAGTCGACCAAGTTTTGCTCACTGAGTGAGACCAGGACGCCGGTCTTCAGGAAATGCTGGCCCTCCAGAGACCCAGTCTGGAAGCAAAATAattattgttgttttttgtcgTTGGATGTAGAAATCGCAATATTCACGACTGTTGTAAGTTGTGCGTTTTATTAGCAACTGCTTAACGCGGCTAGGgtaaagaaaatacataaaatgtaTTTTAGCTTTTGCACTAAAAGGAACATAAAGTACGCATTCGTCTCGGAGGATATTAGTCGTGTAGGGTTACCTGGCTTAGCGCGCTTACATATTTTTCAGCGTAGctcagaaatgaaaaaaacaagaaaaacatggTTTTGGACATATGTCCGCTGCCTTCCTTCTTCTCACTTTTAATCACCTATGCTTTTAATGTAATCACAATTAGCCGATACCATCTTCTTTAGGGGTTACGTCTTCAATTATGAACGCCTCGGGTACCCATTAAGACAATTGCAGCAAAAACACAAGAAATCACGTAACGCTTCTAAGGTCTTCTTGTTTACGAACACGCACGTGAATATATAAAAAAGGACATTGTGCTTTACGAGGCACCTGGTCAAATATAGCGAAAAACTCTCACGTCTTGTCATTGCAAGATAGGCTCCTTCGACGAAGGTATTCATATTTCGCCAATAGTAAATGTTTTGCAGAATCCAAGTTATCCCAAAATAGAGCTTCTAAATGACAGGCGGGATTCTTTGTGTGAAGATATTCTGCGCAGTCATACGAGTTATTTTGCTGGCGTAAAAACTCACGGTGCTGAAGGCCCAGCAGGACCCGCACTGTCCCTGGTTTTTCACGGGTGTCACGGCTCCTTTCTCGCGCCAGTCCATAGATTCTGGCAGGCTGCTGTAGTTGACGTTCGCCGGTGGCAAGAAGGTAGATCCCCGTCCCGTTGTGCGCGCACCACGGTAGCCGTTGAACATCTTTGCGAACTCGTGCGGCAGCTTCGCGTGAAATAAAAAAGAGGAGCTCATTACCAGTACATATTTCTTCATGATGTTGAATCTGTATTGCACGTGACTTATCGATATGCTTAAGTGCTTAGAATCTGCACAGTCACTACGGTGCGTGTAAAGCTGTCTTAGAGACGCCAAACAACACAAGGATCGTGCTCGCCACCTATAGCGCGAGATCACCGTGCTTCATAAACAGTATTCCAATACCTTAGAAAGCAATGTTCATCCACTGCCTCACATAAGTATAGACAAAGTGGAAACCATTTTAGAGATTCTGTGCTAAATATTCAGCGCTGCTGACGTGGCTCTTAGGAGTTTGGCCAGCGGACGAACACTGCAGCCTCAGCGCAAGAgctcgattaaaaaaaaaaatgttggcagACCTTCGACAAAGCTGCAGAGGTGTGGAGAATTTCACGAGCTGTTTCTTTGAAGCTGTACACCTGAGTAATAGGAATAATGTGGGTTACCATTTAATACATATGCAGGAACCGCTTCGTATGCGTCTGTCGTATTGTTTTCTGCTAGTTTTAACAAACCGACAACGTTACCGTGCTAACCTGGAAGGAAACAGCTGTTTAATGAGGGTCTCTTCCCTTTACAGCCCTGCAAAGTGCTTGCAACTGGTCGTTTACATTAATGAATTAAAATTCCAGTTCAAGGTTTCATAGTTCGCTCTTTTAAATGTAGCGAACTGAACAACATGGGCCGCCAACACATCCTAGTAGGTAAATCCGGCTTACAAGTTATCGTGTACGCTGAAAGTAGGTGCAGGACAATAAAGCCGATAACATGCGGACCTGAGTTTCCGCACATGATGCACGGCATCACCCCCTTTTACTTACTATGTTAAACAAGCGTTTCCGAATAGAAAGCATAACGAATACAAAAGAATAACGGCTGCCGGCGCAGCCAAAACGCCCCTATACTCTATCGAAAAGCTACAGCTTAGGTTCCTTTAAATACGTTTGGAATTGAGAAAATAGAAGCCGATTTCTTATAAGCATGGCACATATTACATTATGCACGGTGCCTAAACGATATTCTCCTCTGAGCACGATCACAAAAGCTGGGGATAGTTGCACTCCACATATCGAAATATTGCTGTTAACTAATTACATACGGTGCTGTTTAGGCCAAGAAAAAATGACCGCTCACTTGACAGCGTAGATTTGTTGAGATTTCAAAGCAAGCTACAACGACGAGGAAGTGACCACCCAGCGACGCGTTTTAACTGCCCTTCTCATATGCCTACGGCGGGCATTCGTCTCCTTTTGTGGTTGGACCCTGGTACCCGGAATTTTAGGCAGTAAATGCTCAGGGAAGTCAAATTAAGCCGAACGTTCCAGGtcactttagcaacttgataacGTGCAGCAAATGCGCTAATTCATTGCGGCATACTTGCGAGACTAAGTCGACAACGAGGACAAGTGAGCGGGCGCACACAAACGCTAATCCTAGGGCTAATCCTCGGACTCGCACAATCGCTTGTCGTCTTTGTCAATGGGCTTAAAGATACCCATGTACAAGGCCCTACGTCGACGCTTGTCACTGCTGCAGTACCTGCATCACGCAGAGTTGCATGCGCTTATTTGATACCTATTTTGTTAATATTATTGAATATGCCTTGCGGCATGTTCGAAAACTAgttgaaaaaaattcagtttggcATAATATGTTTAGATCAGTAGTATATATAATTGGGGCAATGTTGACAAAGCTTCTGGACTGGTATGTGTTATCTTTTTTTATAAAAGCCCTTAAATATCCTACTTTATTACTAATAACCAACTTTAATAGCCGTCGACGCGTTGATATGCTGGTTAGCTAATGTGATCCAAATGCTCGCACGTCGTCTTCAGGATCTTCAGCGTATCGCGGACACTGTCTAATGACTCAGATTATGTCGAAAAACCACGCTGATACGCACCGTTCTGGGTTTCCTTCATTTGCGGCGAGCGGTAATGACGGCATTTCCTATCACTGTTTTTTAATCAGAAACGTTCATTTCGGCAGGCTTTTCTTGACGTACGCCTCTCGTATCTCAAACGTAAAATTTAGCACCGAGGCTGATCTATTACCTACATTATGTGAAGCTAGGTGTTTTACCCGATCCAAGCTATTTTTGCAGTTGGCTTTTAATACTTTCTTCGTTGTTCAAAATatttagcatttcttttttcaaaagaaagcaacacaGGATATTATAGCGCAAGCTAGCCGCTGAGTAGGACTACTGTAACGAGACTCACTACATTGCAATATACTGAAGCCCGTTGGCGCTACCTGAGTGCTGGTTATGCGTGTATCTATGTGCGTGTTCATGTGTGGTTGTGTGCTCGCGCGAACTTACTGAACAATCGAATGTTACGGGAAAGCAAAATATCAAATTTGCCAACCTATTCAATGTGAAAGGACTTATTTTGAACATCGTAGCTGTGGCACATAATTTCCGGTCACTCTAAAAGCAAAACAACAAACATTTATAAAATTGCTCACCAGATCGCCGAACTGGTTCATGCCAAGCTTGTACGATACGAGGCCTTTAGCGTATTTCTCGTTGTGCCTGGCAACCAGCAGGGTGTTCTCACTAAATATCTTGAACCTCAGGAGCTCCTCCATGTTGGATTGGTAGGATTTTTCTGCAATGCAATGTTAGGTACCGGATTTAAAATTTTCTGAAGCAATGCAACAGTAACCTCTACTGGGTTCTGCTAAAGCTGGTGTTGCCCACTGCGGTGTAACTTCTTACACCTTCGTTGAACGGATAGCTCATATAACTGATAATTTGCATGTTTGTATTTGGGCATCAACTTAGAACTTTTCGGTACACTTCGCGCTTTGTTTTTGTAAACACTTGCTTCTACCAAGCTGAACACGCTCTATTAACACGTTGAAGGGAAAATACACCGTAATAGTTGTATAAAAAAATATAACTTGAGAAAAAGGAACTCTCCCTTTTTGGATTCTGCTAACATAGGTTTTTTTTATGCTTATCGCACACAGAAATGCTCATAATGGCCACCTCATCTTATagaatattattacgatattatcgtgagatactcaagagacgagccgccgcgagaacgacgatgaagttagtctgtgccttggcgcg
It includes:
- the LOC126522995 gene encoding procathepsin L-like isoform X2 — its product is MLRISLLCAFVAVTIAASSHEILRTQWEAFKATHKKSYQSNMEELLRFKIFSENTLLVARHNEKYAKGLVSYKLGMNQFGDLLPHEFAKMFNGYRGARTTGRGSTFLPPANVNYSSLPESMDWREKGAVTPVKNQGQCGSCWAFSTTGSLEGQHFLKTGVLVSLSEQNLVDCSETFGNHGCEGGLMDNAFQYIKANGGIDTEKSYPYEAEDGQCRFKKQNVGATDTGFVDIEQGSEDDLKKAVATVGPVSVAIDASHSSFQLYSEGVYDEPECSSEQLDHGVLAVGYGVEDGKKYWLVKNSWAETWGDKGYIKMSRDQDNQCGIASAASYPLV
- the LOC126522995 gene encoding procathepsin L-like isoform X1, translated to MQLRLLKRCCVLVSIMLRISLLCAFVAVTIAASSHEILRTQWEAFKATHKKSYQSNMEELLRFKIFSENTLLVARHNEKYAKGLVSYKLGMNQFGDLLPHEFAKMFNGYRGARTTGRGSTFLPPANVNYSSLPESMDWREKGAVTPVKNQGQCGSCWAFSTTGSLEGQHFLKTGVLVSLSEQNLVDCSETFGNHGCEGGLMDNAFQYIKANGGIDTEKSYPYEAEDGQCRFKKQNVGATDTGFVDIEQGSEDDLKKAVATVGPVSVAIDASHSSFQLYSEGVYDEPECSSEQLDHGVLAVGYGVEDGKKYWLVKNSWAETWGDKGYIKMSRDQDNQCGIASAASYPLV